In Cycloclasticus sp., a single genomic region encodes these proteins:
- a CDS encoding cytochrome C oxidase subunit IV family protein, with protein sequence MAETVAKEQQHPIAIYFWVWGLLFVLSAMSYMVDYMQFQGYLRWSLILLFMFLKAGFILAVFMHMRYERLALACAILIPVGCILVLIGLMSFEANHTYDTRGLYLDEGPGIMSLEGVKNTH encoded by the coding sequence ATGGCTGAAACAGTAGCAAAAGAGCAGCAGCACCCGATTGCCATCTATTTTTGGGTGTGGGGTTTGTTGTTTGTATTAAGCGCGATGTCTTACATGGTCGATTATATGCAATTTCAAGGTTACCTCAGGTGGTCGTTGATTCTGCTGTTTATGTTCTTAAAAGCGGGGTTCATTCTCGCTGTGTTCATGCATATGCGCTATGAGCGGCTTGCACTGGCGTGCGCCATTCTAATACCCGTAGGCTGTATTTTGGTGTTGATTGGTTTGATGTCGTTCGAGGCGAACCATACCTACGATACGCGTGGCCTCTACCTAGACGAGGGTCCCGGCATAATGAGCTTGGAAGGGGTGAAAAACACCCACTGA
- the glyA gene encoding serine hydroxymethyltransferase, with translation MYNKSMKIEGFDDELWASIQQEEQRQEDHIELIASENYASPRVMQAQGSMLTNKYAEGYPGKRYYGGCEYVDIAEQLAIDRVKELFGADYANVQPHAGSQANAAVYFALLQAGDTILGMSLAHGGHLTHGAKVNFSGKIFNAIQYGLNDATGEVDYDEVQALANEHKPKMIVAGFSAYSRVMDWQKFRDIADSVGAYLFVDMAHVAGLVAAGEYPSPVQIADVTTSTTHKTLRGPRGGLILAKANPEIEKKLNSMVFPGTQGGPLMHVIAAKAVAFKEALLPEYKVYQKQVKVNASAMADTFIERGYNIVSGGTDNHLFLVDLIDKGLTGKVAEAALEVANITTNKNSVPNDPQSPFVTSGIRLGSPAITTRGFTEQDSKDLAGWMCDILDDVENESVQQKVKQNVLAICKRLPVYAD, from the coding sequence ATGTACAACAAAAGTATGAAAATTGAAGGATTTGATGACGAACTTTGGGCATCTATTCAACAAGAAGAACAACGCCAAGAAGACCACATTGAATTGATTGCATCCGAAAACTACGCCAGCCCACGTGTAATGCAGGCTCAGGGTTCTATGCTAACGAATAAATACGCTGAAGGTTACCCGGGTAAACGTTATTACGGCGGTTGTGAATACGTGGATATTGCTGAGCAATTGGCGATTGACCGCGTTAAGGAGTTGTTCGGTGCGGATTACGCAAACGTTCAGCCACACGCAGGGTCGCAGGCCAATGCAGCGGTGTATTTTGCCTTGTTGCAAGCGGGCGATACTATTTTAGGCATGAGCCTAGCGCACGGTGGTCACTTGACCCATGGTGCGAAAGTTAACTTTTCGGGCAAAATTTTTAATGCCATTCAATACGGCTTAAACGATGCAACGGGCGAAGTGGATTACGATGAAGTTCAGGCTTTGGCGAATGAACACAAGCCCAAAATGATTGTTGCTGGTTTCTCTGCGTACTCACGAGTGATGGATTGGCAAAAATTTCGTGATATCGCCGATTCTGTCGGTGCGTATTTATTTGTAGATATGGCGCACGTAGCAGGTCTAGTGGCTGCTGGTGAATACCCAAGTCCAGTGCAAATTGCTGATGTGACAACATCAACCACACATAAAACACTGCGTGGCCCACGTGGCGGCCTTATTTTGGCTAAAGCGAACCCTGAAATTGAGAAAAAATTAAACTCAATGGTGTTTCCAGGTACGCAAGGCGGCCCATTAATGCACGTGATTGCAGCGAAAGCAGTGGCCTTTAAGGAAGCATTATTACCAGAATACAAAGTCTATCAAAAACAAGTAAAAGTCAACGCAAGTGCAATGGCCGATACATTCATTGAACGTGGTTACAACATCGTTTCTGGTGGCACAGACAACCACTTGTTCTTGGTTGATTTAATCGACAAAGGTTTAACAGGTAAAGTGGCGGAAGCAGCCTTGGAAGTGGCTAATATCACGACGAATAAAAACTCAGTGCCGAATGACCCGCAATCTCCATTTGTGACTAGCGGTATTCGTTTAGGTTCGCCAGCCATTACAACGCGTGGGTTTACCGAGCAAGATAGTAAAGACCTTGCTGGCTGGATGTGCGATATTTTGGATGACGTTGAAAATGAAAGCGTTCAACAGAAAGTTAAACAAAATGTCTTGGCTATTTGTAAACGCCTACCTGTTTACGCAGATTAA
- the nrdR gene encoding transcriptional regulator NrdR produces the protein MQCPFCGDSDTRVIDSRLAGEGDSVRRRRECVACKERFTTFETAELNLPRVIKSDGVREPFWEEKLSAGFLRALEKRPVDSEAIDAAMSRIKKRLLSLGEREIPSMKIGELVMDELQGLDHVAYVRFASVYKSFEDVNAFREVIDALEKDGKSEQLTLSAVIGKK, from the coding sequence ATGCAGTGTCCTTTTTGCGGTGATAGCGATACAAGAGTTATAGATTCGCGCCTTGCTGGCGAAGGGGATAGTGTGCGCAGGCGACGTGAATGCGTTGCTTGTAAAGAGCGATTTACAACCTTTGAAACAGCCGAACTTAACCTGCCCCGCGTGATTAAAAGCGACGGGGTTCGTGAGCCTTTTTGGGAAGAAAAACTCAGCGCAGGCTTTTTACGTGCGTTAGAAAAACGCCCTGTCGATAGCGAAGCGATTGATGCGGCGATGAGTCGTATTAAAAAGCGTTTATTGTCGTTGGGCGAGCGCGAAATTCCGTCAATGAAAATTGGTGAGTTAGTGATGGATGAGCTACAGGGTTTAGATCACGTGGCCTATGTTCGTTTTGCCTCAGTGTATAAAAGTTTTGAAGACGTTAATGCGTTTAGAGAAGTTATTGATGCGCTGGAAAAAGACGGAAAGAGCGAACAACTGACGCTATCTGCCGTTATCGGTAAAAAGTAA
- the ribD gene encoding bifunctional diaminohydroxyphosphoribosylaminopyrimidine deaminase/5-amino-6-(5-phosphoribosylamino)uracil reductase RibD, whose translation MGSISDDQAYMVLALELAEQGRYSAKPNPCVGCVIVKDGQVVGEGWHQKAGEPHAEVHALRAAGDSARGATAYVTLEPCSHHGKTPPCADALIASGISRVVIAMQDPNPFVAGQGIEKLIEAGIDVAVGLLEEQARALNKAFHHKMMTGRPHIMSKVAMSLDGKTAMASGESQWITGSAARQDVHRLRAQSDIVLTGVGTILADNPKLTARDGLGCLLIKQPRIVILDSKLSAPLDAAVLSGDSSTTVLTCSDDEQATLALRKLGCNVELLAADKNGQVDLQAVHEWLKLQTINSVMIEAGALLNGACLQAGMVDELVVYMAPSALGSDARGAFSMPQVSTLSDRVQLNYVGMEVLGDDLKLTYDVKREG comes from the coding sequence ATGGGATCTATATCTGACGACCAAGCTTATATGGTGTTGGCACTGGAGCTGGCTGAACAAGGTCGATACAGTGCAAAGCCTAACCCATGTGTAGGTTGTGTCATTGTTAAAGATGGGCAAGTCGTTGGTGAAGGTTGGCATCAAAAAGCCGGTGAACCACATGCGGAGGTTCATGCGTTACGCGCTGCGGGCGATTCGGCTCGAGGTGCAACGGCTTACGTTACGCTTGAGCCATGTAGCCACCACGGTAAAACCCCACCTTGTGCAGATGCGTTAATTGCATCAGGTATATCGCGCGTGGTTATTGCCATGCAAGATCCGAATCCGTTTGTAGCGGGCCAAGGTATTGAAAAATTAATTGAGGCTGGTATTGATGTGGCTGTTGGCCTGCTAGAGGAACAAGCGAGAGCGCTGAATAAAGCGTTCCACCATAAAATGATGACCGGTAGGCCGCATATTATGAGTAAGGTCGCGATGAGTCTGGATGGTAAAACTGCGATGGCATCGGGCGAAAGTCAATGGATAACCGGTTCAGCGGCACGCCAAGATGTTCACCGTTTACGGGCGCAAAGTGACATTGTGCTGACAGGCGTTGGCACAATTTTGGCGGATAACCCTAAGTTAACAGCCAGAGATGGTTTGGGCTGCCTACTAATCAAACAGCCCCGTATTGTGATACTTGATTCAAAACTAAGCGCACCGTTAGATGCGGCGGTGTTGAGCGGTGACTCAAGCACCACCGTGTTAACGTGCAGTGATGATGAGCAAGCAACGTTGGCGTTAAGAAAGCTAGGTTGTAACGTAGAGTTATTAGCGGCTGACAAAAACGGGCAGGTTGATTTGCAAGCGGTGCACGAGTGGTTGAAATTACAAACCATTAACAGTGTGATGATTGAAGCGGGTGCGCTATTAAACGGCGCGTGTTTGCAAGCCGGTATGGTGGATGAGCTAGTTGTATACATGGCTCCGAGTGCCTTGGGGTCAGATGCCCGTGGCGCATTTTCGATGCCCCAAGTGTCAACACTGTCGGACAGGGTGCAATTAAATTATGTGGGTATGGAGGTGCTAGGGGATGACCTTAAGCTGACATATGACGTTAAAAGAGAAGGTTGA
- a CDS encoding riboflavin synthase: MFTGIIEAIGKIKRVEQQQGDVRLTVSTNDLGLSDAQLGDSIAVNGVCLTAIELTAGQFVADVSNETLSATTMGAIKVGAAVNLECALQAQTRLGGHMVSGHVDGVGHVIERKADARSVRFTFAMPNELARYVAQKGSICIDGISLTVNTVDDVSFSVNIVPHTLEMTTLGDRQVGDTVNLEVDVIARYLERLMMGTAQKESSVDYKKLLENSGFIS; the protein is encoded by the coding sequence ATGTTTACTGGAATTATTGAGGCAATTGGCAAAATTAAACGTGTTGAACAGCAACAAGGCGACGTCCGCTTGACCGTTTCAACCAATGATTTAGGCTTAAGCGATGCCCAGCTCGGCGACAGTATTGCCGTTAATGGCGTTTGTTTGACCGCGATAGAGCTAACAGCGGGGCAGTTTGTGGCAGATGTTTCAAACGAAACACTGTCAGCGACCACCATGGGTGCTATTAAGGTGGGTGCGGCCGTTAATTTAGAATGTGCGTTGCAAGCGCAAACTCGCTTAGGCGGGCATATGGTAAGCGGTCACGTTGACGGTGTTGGGCACGTCATCGAGCGTAAGGCTGATGCGCGATCGGTTCGTTTTACCTTTGCTATGCCGAATGAATTAGCTCGATATGTCGCACAAAAAGGCTCTATTTGTATTGATGGTATTAGCTTAACGGTGAATACAGTGGATGATGTTTCTTTTTCGGTCAACATCGTGCCGCACACGCTTGAAATGACAACCTTAGGTGATCGACAGGTGGGTGATACAGTGAATCTTGAGGTGGATGTGATTGCGCGTTATTTAGAACGTTTGATGATGGGCACTGCGCAAAAAGAGTCGTCTGTGGATTATAAGAAGCTGCTAGAAAACAGTGGTTTTATATCCTAA
- the ribBA gene encoding bifunctional 3,4-dihydroxy-2-butanone-4-phosphate synthase/GTP cyclohydrolase II, with protein MNTTQEIIDDLREGKIVIIMDDEDRENEGDLLMIAEHVRPQDINFMASYGRGLICLTLTRERCQQLRLPLMVNDNQAAYSTNFTVSIEAAEGVTTGISAADRAKTVLAAVKPGAKPVDVVQPGHIFPLMAQPGGVLNRTGHTEAGCDLARLAGSEPAAVIVEILNDDGTMARRDDLKVFAEKHELKIGTIADLIHYRIQNEKTIELVSSCDYPTKYGDFRLHAFQDEIDNKLHLALTYGDVCTDEPVMVRVNAKSTLADLLQAKESDHYPLPNAMKKIVEEGRGALILIRNKEDNQSIVEFIHEQELKEKGVSKLASQPLVDSREVGVGCQILTELGIKNLKLLGTPTKYSGLAGFDIEIVEHVPLD; from the coding sequence ATGAATACGACCCAAGAAATTATTGATGACTTAAGAGAAGGCAAGATTGTCATCATTATGGATGATGAAGATCGCGAGAACGAAGGCGATCTTTTGATGATAGCTGAACACGTACGTCCGCAAGATATTAACTTTATGGCGAGTTACGGGCGTGGATTGATTTGCCTAACGTTAACGCGTGAGCGTTGTCAGCAATTACGTTTGCCATTGATGGTGAACGATAACCAAGCGGCTTATTCTACTAATTTCACCGTTTCAATTGAAGCTGCTGAAGGTGTAACAACGGGTATTTCGGCGGCGGATCGTGCTAAAACCGTGTTGGCAGCAGTTAAGCCTGGTGCGAAACCAGTTGATGTTGTTCAGCCAGGGCATATTTTCCCACTTATGGCGCAACCGGGCGGTGTTTTAAACCGTACGGGGCACACCGAAGCGGGCTGCGATCTAGCGCGTTTAGCTGGTTCGGAACCGGCAGCAGTTATCGTTGAGATTCTTAATGATGACGGTACGATGGCGCGCCGCGATGACTTAAAAGTGTTTGCTGAAAAGCACGAATTAAAAATCGGGACTATTGCCGATTTGATTCATTACCGTATTCAAAATGAGAAAACGATTGAGCTGGTGAGCAGCTGTGATTACCCCACTAAATACGGCGATTTTAGATTGCATGCGTTTCAAGATGAGATTGATAATAAACTCCACTTGGCGCTAACTTATGGTGATGTTTGTACGGATGAGCCAGTCATGGTTCGAGTGAATGCAAAAAGCACCTTGGCAGATTTGTTACAGGCGAAAGAGAGTGATCACTATCCATTGCCGAATGCGATGAAAAAGATAGTGGAAGAAGGTCGAGGCGCATTAATTCTTATTCGTAATAAAGAAGACAATCAATCCATTGTTGAGTTTATTCACGAGCAAGAGTTGAAAGAAAAAGGCGTGTCAAAACTAGCGTCGCAGCCTCTAGTAGACTCACGAGAAGTTGGTGTGGGCTGTCAGATTCTAACGGAACTGGGCATTAAGAACCTGAAGTTGCTCGGTACCCCGACTAAGTATTCAGGCTTAGCAGGTTTTGATATTGAGATTGTTGAACACGTCCCATTAGATTAG
- the ribE gene encoding 6,7-dimethyl-8-ribityllumazine synthase: MSDAKIIEGNMIVRDARFCLLIGRFNSFIVDQLEGGAIDTLVRHGADIKNIDIVRVPGAFEMPLAAQRIAGKGKYDAIIGLGAVIRGGTPHFEYVSGEVTKGLATVSLQANLPVTFGVLTVDSIEQAIERAGTKAGNKGAEAALAAIEMVNVLKVIDAE, translated from the coding sequence ATGTCAGACGCAAAAATAATTGAAGGGAATATGATAGTTCGCGATGCGCGGTTCTGTTTATTGATTGGTCGCTTTAACAGCTTTATTGTCGACCAGTTAGAAGGCGGTGCTATCGATACATTGGTGCGTCACGGAGCGGACATAAAAAATATTGATATCGTAAGAGTGCCAGGTGCATTTGAAATGCCATTGGCCGCTCAACGTATTGCGGGTAAAGGAAAGTATGATGCAATCATTGGCTTAGGCGCAGTCATTCGTGGTGGTACGCCGCACTTTGAGTACGTCTCAGGTGAAGTGACTAAGGGCTTAGCGACGGTATCGCTTCAGGCTAATCTTCCAGTCACTTTTGGGGTGCTAACAGTTGATTCAATTGAACAAGCGATTGAACGAGCAGGTACAAAGGCCGGTAATAAGGGGGCGGAAGCCGCTTTAGCAGCCATTGAAATGGTTAATGTGCTTAAGGTGATAGACGCCGAATGA
- the nusB gene encoding transcription antitermination factor NusB has translation MSSPKSNARLVALQALYQWQITGQNLKEICEQFEKDPKTPKYHKAYFELLLTGVVDKFAELDTAISEFTTRDFEKIDPIEKAVLRLGAYELLFKPEVPYRVAINESINLAKSFGSEKSHAYVNSIMDKLAQKSRPTEIKAKSKGKKKTG, from the coding sequence ATGAGTTCACCAAAAAGTAACGCAAGACTAGTAGCACTTCAAGCGTTGTACCAATGGCAAATAACGGGGCAAAACCTGAAGGAAATTTGCGAGCAGTTTGAAAAAGACCCTAAAACACCCAAATACCATAAGGCTTATTTTGAGTTGTTGTTGACCGGTGTGGTCGATAAGTTTGCAGAACTGGATACCGCGATTAGTGAGTTTACGACGCGCGACTTTGAGAAAATAGACCCAATTGAAAAGGCAGTGCTGCGTTTAGGTGCCTACGAATTACTTTTTAAGCCGGAAGTTCCCTATCGCGTGGCGATTAATGAGTCCATCAATTTGGCAAAAAGTTTTGGTTCTGAAAAAAGCCATGCTTACGTCAATAGTATTATGGACAAGCTGGCTCAAAAAAGCAGGCCAACTGAAATAAAGGCTAAATCCAAAGGCAAGAAAAAAACGGGCTAA
- the thiL gene encoding thiamine-phosphate kinase, with translation MSTPEFSIIEEFFTPKYDQGLLPILGIGDDCAVLEVPTEKQLAVSTDTLVEGVHFLPNSDPRLLGHKVLAVNLSDLAAMGATPAWFSLAITLPNIDKAWLSSFSAGLFALAKRHSLQLIGGDTTRGPLSVTVNIMGLLPKHQRLTRSGAKVGDGVYVSGTIGNAGLGLEKAKSGEQGADDKDLIAYLKPNPRINLGNELIKIASSCIDISDGLSADLNHVLKLSGVGAKIYHDKLPLTDSVRQHMDKVCDDLWPYSTGDDYELCFTVPEQVDIKSIADLRSYNITKIGVIDEGSDLRIEAKNGELIRLNKGFDHFNVE, from the coding sequence ATGTCCACACCTGAGTTTTCCATCATTGAAGAATTCTTTACGCCGAAATATGATCAAGGGCTGCTCCCTATACTAGGCATCGGTGATGACTGTGCCGTCCTAGAAGTGCCTACCGAGAAGCAGTTGGCCGTCAGTACAGATACGCTGGTTGAAGGTGTGCATTTCTTGCCTAACAGTGATCCGAGGCTTTTAGGGCATAAAGTGCTTGCCGTTAATCTGAGTGACTTGGCGGCAATGGGTGCAACACCTGCTTGGTTTTCACTGGCAATCACATTACCGAATATTGATAAGGCATGGTTGTCATCATTCAGTGCAGGACTTTTTGCGCTGGCTAAACGACACTCATTGCAGCTAATTGGTGGTGATACCACGCGCGGCCCTCTTTCAGTCACGGTCAATATCATGGGGCTGTTACCTAAACATCAGCGATTAACACGTTCTGGCGCAAAAGTAGGGGACGGGGTGTATGTGTCAGGGACGATTGGAAATGCTGGCTTGGGATTGGAAAAAGCAAAGTCAGGCGAGCAGGGTGCAGACGACAAAGATCTAATCGCGTATTTAAAACCCAACCCGAGAATTAATTTAGGGAACGAGCTCATCAAAATAGCGAGTTCGTGTATTGATATTTCAGATGGCTTATCGGCCGATTTAAATCATGTTCTTAAATTGAGTGGCGTAGGTGCCAAGATTTATCATGATAAGCTGCCTTTAACGGACTCGGTTCGTCAGCATATGGATAAAGTATGTGACGACCTTTGGCCGTATTCGACGGGTGATGATTATGAATTGTGCTTTACAGTGCCCGAGCAGGTGGATATAAAATCAATAGCTGATTTAAGGTCATATAACATCACTAAAATCGGTGTAATTGATGAGGGTAGCGATTTGCGCATTGAAGCAAAAAATGGCGAGCTGATACGGCTTAACAAAGGGTTTGATCATTTTAATGTCGAATAA
- a CDS encoding phosphatidylglycerophosphatase A, with amino-acid sequence MSNKTPTFQQLLVNPVQMLAFGFGAGLAKRAPGTMGTLIAIPFYYCLIQFFSDLYLPVLLFVIFSGVWICGKAARDIGVHDHGGIVWDEIAGYLLAMYWVSFSWQNVILGFVFFRFFDIAKPWPINWLDNKVKGGFGIMIDDILAGLMAAACMYVATLMF; translated from the coding sequence ATGTCGAATAAAACGCCCACTTTTCAACAGTTACTGGTAAACCCCGTGCAAATGCTAGCCTTTGGCTTTGGTGCTGGCTTAGCAAAAAGAGCGCCGGGTACGATGGGGACATTGATAGCCATACCTTTTTACTATTGTCTAATTCAGTTCTTTAGCGATTTGTATTTGCCAGTGCTGTTATTCGTTATTTTTTCTGGAGTTTGGATATGTGGCAAAGCGGCGCGTGATATAGGGGTTCATGATCATGGTGGTATTGTTTGGGATGAAATAGCTGGTTATTTGTTAGCCATGTACTGGGTCTCTTTTAGTTGGCAAAATGTGATATTGGGGTTTGTATTTTTCAGGTTCTTTGACATAGCAAAACCTTGGCCCATTAATTGGTTGGATAATAAAGTAAAAGGTGGTTTTGGGATAATGATAGATGATATACTAGCCGGATTGATGGCAGCAGCTTGTATGTATGTAGCTACATTAATGTTTTAA
- the rimP gene encoding ribosome maturation factor RimP, whose amino-acid sequence MNQAPAKILELIKPAITGLGYEFVGAELTGQGKSSVLLVYIDSDKGILVGDCSKVSHQISGIMDVEDPISGQYRLEVSSPGLERPLFELEHFERFKGSTIKLELRQSTLEGQRRFTGEILDVQGEIVHLHVDDEEIEVPFSLIKKARIVVKF is encoded by the coding sequence ATGAATCAAGCACCCGCTAAAATATTAGAACTGATCAAGCCGGCTATTACAGGACTTGGCTATGAATTCGTGGGTGCGGAGCTCACAGGCCAGGGCAAGTCGTCAGTATTGTTAGTCTATATTGATTCAGATAAAGGTATTTTGGTCGGTGACTGTTCTAAAGTGAGTCATCAGATTAGCGGCATTATGGATGTCGAAGATCCCATTAGTGGTCAATATCGGTTAGAAGTTTCATCGCCTGGTTTAGAGCGACCACTTTTTGAACTTGAGCATTTTGAACGTTTTAAAGGTTCCACAATCAAGTTAGAGTTGCGTCAATCAACCCTTGAAGGGCAGCGCCGGTTTACTGGTGAGATCTTGGATGTGCAGGGCGAAATAGTTCATTTGCACGTTGATGATGAAGAGATAGAGGTTCCATTCTCTCTTATAAAGAAAGCTAGAATAGTAGTTAAATTTTAA
- the nusA gene encoding transcription termination factor NusA: MANKEILMVVDVVSNEKEIERSVLFEAIEAALEMATKKLYSEDIAVRVAIDRETGDYESFRKWEVVEADPEFEGGLENADAQILLEEALKKDAELELGSFIEEPIKSADFGRIGAQAAKQVIVQKVREAERKKVYELYKNKVGELVTGVIKRIERGNVFVDLEGTADAIIPREEMIPREPVRTGDRIRGYLKEVEEVTRGPQLTVSRSSSELLIALFKLEVPEVGDGLIEILGAARDPGSRAKIAVRTRDQRLDPVGACVGMRGSRVQAVSNELAGERVDIILWDENEAQFVINAMSPADVVSIVVDEEKHSMDVSVKDDSLSQAIGRGGQNVRLASELTGWKLNVMSETQAEEQSSSEADKFAQQLMEDLDVDEDVAVILVQEGYTTIEEINFASLEELTDIEEFDEDIAEELQQRAKDAYLIKAIASEEVLEEHEPDKGLLEMEGMDRELAYKLASKEVVTMEDLADLATDELLEIVDIEEQRATALIMKAREPWFAE, translated from the coding sequence ATGGCTAATAAAGAAATTTTAATGGTTGTAGATGTTGTTTCTAACGAAAAAGAGATTGAGCGAAGTGTCCTTTTTGAAGCAATTGAAGCCGCGCTGGAAATGGCAACCAAGAAACTATACTCGGAAGATATTGCAGTACGTGTAGCTATTGATCGTGAGACAGGTGATTACGAGTCTTTCCGGAAGTGGGAAGTCGTTGAGGCTGACCCTGAGTTTGAAGGTGGCTTGGAAAACGCTGATGCGCAAATCTTATTGGAAGAGGCGCTGAAAAAAGATGCCGAGCTAGAGTTAGGGAGCTTTATAGAAGAACCTATTAAGTCAGCTGATTTCGGCCGTATTGGTGCGCAAGCGGCCAAGCAAGTTATCGTTCAGAAAGTGAGAGAAGCTGAGCGTAAAAAAGTATATGAATTATACAAGAATAAAGTGGGTGAGCTGGTCACGGGTGTGATTAAGCGAATTGAACGCGGTAATGTATTTGTTGACCTTGAAGGTACTGCGGATGCAATTATTCCTCGTGAAGAAATGATTCCGAGGGAGCCTGTTAGAACAGGCGATAGAATTCGCGGATACTTAAAAGAAGTAGAAGAAGTGACGCGTGGGCCGCAACTAACGGTTTCACGAAGCTCGTCAGAATTACTAATTGCCTTATTTAAGCTTGAAGTGCCAGAAGTGGGTGATGGCTTAATTGAGATTTTAGGCGCGGCACGCGATCCTGGTTCAAGAGCAAAAATTGCGGTGAGAACACGTGACCAACGGCTAGATCCTGTAGGTGCTTGTGTTGGCATGCGTGGCTCACGGGTTCAGGCAGTGTCTAACGAACTAGCGGGCGAACGAGTCGACATCATTCTTTGGGATGAAAATGAAGCGCAGTTTGTGATCAATGCGATGTCTCCAGCAGATGTGGTCTCTATTGTTGTTGATGAAGAAAAGCATAGTATGGATGTGTCGGTTAAAGATGACAGTCTGTCGCAAGCGATTGGTCGTGGTGGTCAAAACGTTCGGTTGGCGAGTGAGCTAACGGGCTGGAAATTAAATGTAATGAGCGAAACTCAGGCTGAAGAGCAAAGTTCGTCTGAAGCAGATAAATTTGCTCAACAACTCATGGAAGACCTTGACGTTGATGAAGATGTAGCTGTTATCTTAGTTCAAGAGGGTTACACAACCATTGAAGAAATTAACTTCGCCTCATTGGAGGAGCTGACTGATATAGAAGAGTTTGATGAAGATATTGCAGAAGAACTTCAGCAGCGCGCCAAAGATGCCTACCTAATTAAAGCGATTGCCTCTGAAGAGGTGCTAGAAGAACACGAACCAGACAAAGGCCTGCTAGAGATGGAAGGGATGGATCGTGAGTTGGCATATAAATTAGCCAGTAAGGAAGTGGTCACTATGGAAGATTTAGCAGACTTGGCGACTGATGAGTTGCTAGAAATAGTCGACATTGAAGAACAGCGTGCAACAGCACTTATTATGAAAGCACGTGAACCTTGGTTTGCTGAATAA